The Lactuca sativa cultivar Salinas chromosome 2, Lsat_Salinas_v11, whole genome shotgun sequence genome includes a window with the following:
- the LOC111876432 gene encoding phosphoglucan phosphatase LSF1, chloroplastic, whose product MSLLQVSNYGVFCQSPCLRNFSSSHTSMCSSFWGKEFCLINGVGISEKLQRVGSGGRGFRVFAMSASTNSRFKMNLNEYMVTLEKPLGIRFALSLDGKILVHSMKKGGNAEKSRIIMVGDTLKKASASPGGSLIEIKDFSDAEKMMLEKSGLCSLVLERPFSPFPIQHLHHKSDLDVQFNRGRVPIATWNKSILTSSLRTSFEGNGNSGFIMFTPRFSTPKGWNLLINQNGQPRARTRKNIPDEPFTQLVTIFSEEGSGDDWSHGGFPLEEYIKALDRSKGELYYDHSLGMRYSKITDQMYVGSCIQTESDIETLANVSGVTAVLNFQGGVEADNWEINSKAINESCQQYNILMINYPIREGDSFDMRSKLPFCVGLLLRLLKKNHCVYVTCTNGFDRSPACVIAYLHWMTDTSLHAAYNYVSGLHTCRPDRAAIAWATWDLIAMVENGKHEGPATHSVTFVWNGHEGENVELIGDFTGNWKEPVKAIHKGGPRYEAEVRLAQGKYYYKFIVNGDWRHSTTSPTERDDRGNVNNILEVGDVASVRPSIQHPKKDANIVKVIERALTENERFMLAKAARCVAFSVCPIRLAPK is encoded by the exons AGTTTCGAATTACGGTGTTTTCTGCCAATCTCCGTGTCTGAGAAACTTCTCATCGAGTCACACTTCAATGTGCTCTTCGTTTTGGGGGAAAGAGTTTTGTTTGATCAATGGAGTTGGAATTTCGGAGAAGTTACAAAGAGTAGGTTCAGGAGGacgaggatttagggtttttgcGATGTCTGCATCGACGAATTCCAGATTTAAGATGAATTTGAATGAGTATATGGTTACGTTAGAGAAACCGCTTGGGATTCGTTTCGCTCTGTCCTTGGACGGCAAGATCTTAGTTCATTCCATGAAGAAAGGG GGGAATGCTGAGAAATCGAGAATAATTATGGTGGGTGACACTCTGAAGAAGGCAAGCGCATCTCCTGGTGGCAGTCTTATTGAGATTAAGGACTTCAGCGATGCAGA GAAGATGATGTTAGAGAAATCCGGACTTTGTAGTCTTGTTCTGGAAAGACCTTTCTCTCCTTTCCCAATTCAACATCTGCATCACAAAAGCGATCTAGATGTCCAATTTAACAGAGGTCGTGTTCCTATTGCCACTTGGAACAAATCAATACTCACATCAAGTTTAAGAACATCTTTCGAGGGCAACGGGAATTCAGGGTTTATCATGTTCACCCCAAGATTTTCCACACCAAAAGGATGGAATCTTTTAATCAACCAAAACGGACAACCACGTGCAAGAACACGCAAAAATATTCCCGATGAACCATTTACCCAACTAGTCACCATTTTCTCTGAAGAAGGATCTGGAGATGACTGGTCACATGGTGGCTTCCCACTTGAGGAATATATCAAAGCGTTAGATCGTTCTAAAGGAGAACTTTACTATGATCATTCTCTTGGTATGCGTTATAGCAAG ATTACAGATCAAATGTATGTGGGGTCATGCATACAAACAGAATCTGATATAGAGACTTTAGCTAATGTCTCCGGAGTCACTGCTGTACTAAACTTTCAAGGTGGAGTTGAAGCAGACAATTGGGAAATCAATTCAAAAGCAATCAACGAATCATGTCAACAGTATAATATCCTCATGATCAACTATCCAATAAG GGAAGGAGACTCGTTTGATATGAGGAGCAAACTTCCGTTTTGTGTGGGGCTTCTTTTACGGTTGCTGAAAAAGAACCATTGTGTTTATGTGACTTGCACGAATGGGTTTGACCGGTCTCCTGCTTGTGTGATTGCATATCTTCATTGGATGACTGATACTTCACTTCATGCAGCTTACAATTATGTATCTGGATTGCACACGTGTCGACCTGATAGAGCAGCAATTGCATGGGCAACATGGGATTTGATAGCTATGGTGGAAAATGGGAAACATGAGGGCCCCGCTACCCATTCTGTCACGTTTGTGTGGAATGGACATGAGGGAGAGAATGTGGAATTAATTGGAGATTTCACCGGGAATTGGAAAGAACCAGTTAAAGCAATACATAAAGGTGGGCCACGATATGAAGCTGAAGTTCGACTCGCACAAGGGAA GTATTATTACAAGTTTATAGTGAATGGGGATTGGAGGCATTCAACAACTTCACCTACAGAAAGGGATGATAGGGGGAATGTTAATAATATACTTGAGGTTGGTGACGTGGCAAGTGTGAGGCCTTCTATTCAACATCCAAAGAAG GATGCGAATATTGTGAAAGTGATTGAGAGGGCATTGACAGAAAATGAACGGTTTATGTTAGCAAAAGCAGCTCGATGTGTTGCATTCTCTGTGTGTCCTATAAGACTGGCTCCCAAATAG
- the LOC122196636 gene encoding DNA-directed RNA polymerase subunit alpha-like: MKGQVDTIGIAMRRALLGEIEGTSITRAKSEKISHEYSIIMGIQESVHEILMNLKEIVLRSNLYGACEASICVRGPGYVTAQDIILPPYVEILDNTQHIASLTEPIELVIGLQIEKNCGYLIKASNNFQDGSYPIDPVFMLVQNANHSIHSYENGNKEILFLEIWTNRSLTPKEALYETS; the protein is encoded by the coding sequence ATGAAAGGTCAAGTAGACACAATAGGCATTGCTATGCGAAGAGCTTTGCTTGGAGAAATCGAAGGAACAAGTATCACACGCGCAAAATCTGAGAAAATATCACACGAATATTCTATCATAATGGGtattcaagaatcagtacatgaaattttaatgaatttaaaagaaATCGTATTGAGAAGTAATCTCTATGGAGCTTGTGAGGCGTCTATTTGTGTCAGGGGCCCCGGATATGTAACTGCTCAAGATATCATCTTACCGCCTTATGTAGAAATCCTCGATAATACACAACATATAGCTAGCTTGACGGAACCCATTGAGTTGGTTATTGGATTACAGATAGAGAAGAATTGCGGATATCTTATAAAAGCGTCAAATAACTTTCAAGATGGAAGTTATCCTATAGATCCTGTATTCATGCTTGTTCAAAATGCGAatcatagtattcattcttatgaaAATGGTAACAAAGAGATACTATTTCTCGAAATATGGACAAATAGAAGTTTAACTCCTAAAGAAGCACTTTATGAAACCTCCTGA
- the LOC111876430 gene encoding protein KINESIN LIGHT CHAIN-RELATED 2 translates to MAELSVQTGSSHPLLAHKDLFLINPPGSPLSTQELDNNIIDLDKASPLAPDTYEQLYLDAFDVQSFNHSPPRLSSVSSYATTPEPKINKPELRCRTGGDTKPTTKKSIVNNVESKVMKTLNRSPSTKSVTSTVSSPRSPRIPKPKIRSKSFHENNLPLPLASPRKVEKSPIAPTQTPPTGKEDPAFLGPYLLKQTRELLSAGENPKKALELGIRAMRAFETNRSQKPNLEYVLCLHIVAALYCSLGQYFNAIPLLERSIEIPSMGEGQNNSLAKFAGCMQLGDTYAMLGYIENSILCYTNGLGIQRQVLGVTDPRFGETCRYVAEAHIQALEFDEAKKLCEMALDIHKANGTTASVEEAADRRLIGLVCDAKGEYEAALEHYVLASITMSAAGQDADVAAIDVCIGDAYLSLARYDEAVFAYQKALNVFKSTKGDNHPSVASVFVRLAELYNKMGKFRESKSYCGNALRIYEKPMPGSPNDEIANGFIEVSAIYESMNELGPAINLLKKALKVFGKVQGQLSTIAGVEAQMGVLYYMMRLYNDSYDYFKIAVSKLRVVAEKKSALFGSVLNQMGLACVQIELLDEAADLFEEAKGVLEVEYGPHHPETLGVYSNLAGTYDAMGRWEDAIEILEYVVGMREEKLGTASSDVDDEKRRLAQLLKDARRDRSKKSLSLEFLLEG, encoded by the coding sequence ATGGCGGAACTTAGCGTACAAACAGGGTCATCTCACCCCTTGTTGGCCCATAAAGACCTTTTCCTAATCAATCCTCCGGGAAGCCCATTGAGCACACAAGAGCTTGACAACAACATCATCGACTTAGACAAAGCCAGTCCTCTAGCTCCCGACACTTATGAGCAGTTGTATCTTGATGCCTTTGATGTGCAAAGCTTCAACCACTCTCCTCCAAGACTTTCCAGCGTATCATCATATGCTACTACTCCAGAaccaaaaatcaataaaccaGAGCTACGCTGTCGTACTGGAGGAGACACTAAGCCTACCACCAAAAAGTCTATAGTTAATAATGTTGAAAGCAAGGTCATGAAGACATTGAATCGTTCTCCAAGTACAAAAAGTGTAACAAGTACTGTATCTTCTCCAAGATCTCCAAGAATCCCAAAGCCAAAAATAAGGAGCAAGTCTTTCCACGAAAACAACCTCCCTCTACCTCTCGCAAGCCCAAGAAAAGTCGAAAAGAGCCCCATTGCTCCCACCCAAACACCACCAACCGGGAAAGAAGATCCGGCATTCTTAGGGCCTTACTTGCTTAAACAAACCAGAGAATTGTTGTCAGCAGGGGAGAATCCAAAGAAAGCTTTGGAATTGGGTATAAGAGCAATGAGAGCATTTGAAACCAATAGATCTCAGAAACCCAATTTGGAATATGTTCTATGTTTACACATCGTAGCAGCATTGTATTGTAGTTTAGGCCAATATTTTAATGCAATTCCTCTTCTAGAACGTTCTATCGAGATTCCAAGTATGGGTGAAGGCCAAAATAACTCGCTAGCCAAGTTTGCGGGGTGTATGCAGTTAGGCGATACATATGCAATGCTTGGATACATCGAAAATTCCATATTATGTTACACAAATGGTTTAGGAATCCAAAGACAAGTTTTAGGTGTAACAGATCCAAGATTTGGAGAGACATGCAGGTATGTAGCCGAAGCTCATATTCAAGCTTTGGAATTCGATGAAGCCAAGAAACTATGCGAAATGGCTCTTGACATTCACAAAGCAAATGGGACAACTGCTTCTGTAGAAGAAGCAGCAGATAGGAGACTTATTGGTCTTGTTTGTGATGCCAAAGGAGAATACGAAGCTGCACTTGAACATTACGTGTTGGCCAGCATCACCATGTCAGCCGCCGGTCAAGACGCCGATGTTGCCGCCATTGACGTGTGTATCGGTGACGCGTATTTATCGTTAGCTCGTTATGATGAAGCTGTTTTCGCGTATCAGAAAGCGTTGAATGTGTTCAAGTCGACAAAAGGTGACAATCATCCATCTGTTGCTTCCGTTTTCGTTCGTTTGGCTGAGCTTTACAACAAAATGGGAAAGTTTCGGGAGTCGAAATCTTACTGTGGAAATGCGTTACGAATTTACGAGAAACCGATGCCGGGGAGCCCTAACGATGAAATCGCTAATGGGTTTATCGAAGTTTCTGCGATTTATGAATCGATGAATGAACTTGGTCCAGCGATTAACCTTCTGAAGAAGGCGCTGAAAGTTTTCGGGAAGGTTCAAGGTCAATTGAGCACCATCGCCGGAGTTGAAGCTCAGATGGGGGTTTTGTATTACATGATGCGGCTTTACAACGATTCGTATGATTACTTCAAGATCGCGGTTTCGAAGCTGAGAGTGGTGGCGGAGAAGAAATCGGCTTTATTTGGTAGTGTTTTGAATCAGATGGGATTAGCTTGTGTCCAGATTGAATTGTTGGATGAAGCTGCGGATTTATTTGAAGAAGCAAAGGGAGTTTTGGAGGTGGAATATGGTCCTCATCATCCGGAGACACTCGGCGTTTACAGTAATCTGGCCGGAACTTATGATGCAATGGGTAGATGGGAAGATGCAATTGAGATATTGGAATATGTTGTGGGGATGAGAGAGGAGAAACTGGGAACAGCGAGTTCGGACGTTGATGATGAGAAACGACGGCTGGCCCAATTGTTAAAAGATGCACGCAGGGACCGAAGCAAGAAGTCTTTGTCGCTTGAATTTCTACTTGAGGGTTAA
- the LOC111876433 gene encoding protease Do-like 1, chloroplastic — translation MAAYSLLSTCAFSSLPSHNSTISSLSRTLSLRTPNSYRHTSCLVASSLREPSHPTYSPTPESTHRSSLDKFLNSCFVICTSVALSASVFVTDVDSAAAFVVATPRKLQTDELATVRLFQENTPSVVYITNLASRQDAFTLDVLEVPQGSGSGFVWDKNGHVVTNYHVIRGASDLRVTLADQTTYDAKVVGFDQDKDVAVLSIDAPKDKLRPIPVGVSADLLVGQKVFAIGNPFGLDHTLTTGVISGLRREISSAATGRPIQDVIQTDAAINPGNSGGPLLDSSGSLIGVNTAIYSPSGASSGVGFSIPVDTVGGIVDQLVQFGKVTRPILGIKFAPEQSVEQLGVSGVLVLDAPPNGPAGKAGIVSTKRDAYGRLVLGDIITSVNGKKVANGSDLYRILDQCKVGEKVTVEVLRGDHVEKIPVMLEPKPDET, via the exons ATGGCTGCCTATTCACTTCTTTCCACATGCGCCTTCTCTTCTCTTCCTTCCCATAATTCCACCATATCTTCTCTTTCTAGAACCCTCTCTCTTCGCACACCCAATAGCTATAGGCATACCTCCTGCCTCGTGGCTTCTTCTCTTCGCGAACCTTCTCACCCCACCTACTCTCCGACGCCGGAATCTACCCACAGATCCTCCTTGGACAAATTTCTGAACTCGTGCTTCGTGATTTGCACTTCCGTAGCTCTTTCCGCCTCTGTTTTCGTCACCGATGTGGACTCAGCTGCTGCTTTCGTTGTCGCTACACCTAGGAAGTTGCAGACGGATGAGCTCGCCACTGTTCGTCTTTTCCAGGAGAATACTCCTTCTGTTGTCTACATTACCAATTTAGCTTCCAG GCAGGATGCGTTTACTCTGGATGTGTTGGAGGTGCCTCAAGGATCTGGATCAGGGTTTGTTTGGGATAAAAACGGTCACGTTGTCACAAATTATCATGTTATACGCGGTGCATCCGATCTCAG AGTAACTCTCGCTGATCAAACCACTTATGATGCAAAAGTTGTTGGTTTTGATCAAGATAAAGATGTTGCTGTATTGTCTATCGATGCACCAAAAGACAAATTGAGACCAATCCCAGTTGGTGTGTCAGCTGACTTGCTTGTTGGGCAAAAAGTTTTTGCAATTGGAAACCCt TTTGGGCTTGATCACACACTTACAACTGGTGTCATCAG TGGGCTAAGGAGAGAAATAAGCTCTGCAGCAACTGGGCGGCCAATCCAAGATGTAATTCAGACAGATGCTGCAATCAACCCTGGAAACAGTGGAGGGCCACTTCTTGATAGCTCAGGCAGCCTTATTGGTGTAAACACAGCCATATACTCTCCATCTGGTGCATCCTCTGGTGTTGGGTTTTCCATTCCGGTTGACACAGTAGGTGGAATTGTTGACCAGTTGGTGCAATTTGGGAAAGTTACACGACCAATTTTAGGGATAAAGTTTGCACCTGAGCAATCAGTGGAACAGCTAGGAGTAAGTGGAGTGCTTGTCTTGGATGCTCCTCCAAATGGCCCAGCTGGAAAAGCG GGTATTGTATCAACAAAACGTGATGCGTATGGGAGACTTGTATTGGGTGATATAATAACATCTGTAAATGGGAAAAAGGTTGCTAATGGGAGTGATTTATACAGAATTCTTGACCAATGCAAAGTGGGTGAGAAG GTGACTGTTGAGGTGCTGCGTGGTGATCATGTGGAGAAGATTCCTGTTATGCTTGAACCAAAGCCTGATGAAACATAA